The following is a genomic window from Hymenobacter chitinivorans DSM 11115.
CCAGCCCAGCGCGACTGTTGCCGGCGCTTGTGCTGCCACTGCCGCTGGGTACCCACCAGCGGAAATAGCAGAGCCAGGGCCACGATGCCGGCGGTGGTAAGCACGGGCAGCGCACTGAAATAGCCCGCCCCGAGCAAACCCAGGCCGCTGAGCAGCAAAGCCAGAAACTGGTTGGAGTAGCGCGTGTCTTCCTCGCTGAGGGCGTAGCGGCCGTAGCGGTTGAAGCGCAGCAGGGAGTTAAACAGCGGCTCGGCAAACCAGCTCATGTACACCAGCACCAGGTACAGCGGCAGCAGCACCGGCACCAGCCGGGAGAGTACGAACAGCCCGATAAACATGCCCTGGCGCATATTGGGGCTCATCGTCTGGGTCCAGACGGTGTAGCGGTAAAACCAGTTGTAGAGCCAAAAGCGCGACTTCAGGGCCGCTACCAGGCCTTCCCGGGCGTAGTCGGAGGTGGGGTTCAGGCGCAGGGCTTCCTGGAAATGCTTGGCGGCTTCCTTGGCCCGGCCCCGTTCCAGGGCCACCCAGCCCAGGTCGGCGTGGGTACCGGCGTCAGTCGGGTCCTGGCGCAGGGCTTCATCCAGGTTGAGGGAGGCTTCGTCGCGGCGGCCGAGGCGGGCCAGGCAGCGTGCCCGCAGCCCCAGGCAGTCCACGTGGGCGGGGTCGGCGGCCAGGCCGGCTTCGGCCGCCCGCAGGGCGGCGTGCAGCTGGCCCTGCTGGAAGCGGATCTGGCCCAGCACGTGCTGGTAGTCGGTATCCTCGGGGTTAAGGCTCAGGGCTTCCTCAATAGCCAGCAGCGCGGCCGGAATATCCTGCTGCCGCAGCTGCACGGCGCTGAGCACGTAGAAGGCAAAGGCGTTTTCGGGGTCGAGGTGGATGGCCTGCTCGGCCGTGGCCTGGGCGGCGGGCAGCTGTTCCTGAGCCATTTGGGCCAGGGCCAGCAAGCACAGCAGCGGACTGTTGTCGGGGTCGTCGCGCAGCTGGCGGCGGGCTTCCTGCTCGGCGTCGGCGGGGCGTTGGTGCTGAAGCAGGAGCTGGACGCGGCCAATATTCGAATACGAATTCATAAGGCGGTTAACGGGAGCAATACAACGGAATAGCGCGGCGGCCCGCATTGCGAACGGCCCAAAGGCACTGTTCCGCTAAAGTAAGCCCGGCGCTTACGGGCCGGGCTACTTTAGCAGTTTTATTTCGGCGAGTAACCCGGACGAGCGGCCGCCTGCGGGCCGCAAGCATCCCGGTCAGGCATAGCGGCAGCAGTTACTTCTTAATGCCCAGGTAAGTCAGGATGTCGTCGTAGTTGCCGCCCTCGTTCGAGTACAGCGCGTAGTTTTTGGCCGTGGCAAACCATTCCTTGGTGCTGGGCTTCACCTGCTTGGCGGCGGCCAGCAGGTTGCTTTGCTGCACCGGCAGCGGCTTGCCCGCCTTCATCGACTCGCGCAAGCACGCTTCCACGGCTACATCCACCACGGCCTGCAAATCGGCGCCCGAAAGGCCGGCGGTTTGGGCGGCCAGGGCCTTCAGGTTCAGGCCGGGCGCCACGGGCTTGCCGCGCAGCAGCACTTCCAGAATGGCCTCGCGGGCCGGCTCGTCGGGCGGGGTTACCAGCACAATCCGGTCGAAGCGGCCGGGGCGGCGGAAGGCGGGGTCCAGGTGCCAGGGCGCGTTGGTAGCGGCCAAGATCAGCACGCCGTCGTTGGAGTGCCGGGCCCCGTCGAGTTCCTCCAGAAACTGGTTGATGAGGGTGCGGCCGGCGCTCTGGCGCAAGTCGTGACGGTTGGCGGCCAGGGCGTCTACCTCGTCGAAAAACAGCACGCAGGGCGCCTGCACCCGGGCCAGCTCAAACAGGTCGTGGAGCTTTTTCTCGCTCTGCCCCATCCACATATCCAGAATGTCGTTGATGCCGACGTGGATAAAGGAGGCCTTCACCTCACCGGCCGTGGCCCGGGCCAGGTGGGTTTTGCCGCAGCCGGGCGGGCCGTAGAGCAGCAGTCCGCCCCCGGCGGCCTTGCCGTAGGCTTTGTACAAATCCGGAAATTGCAGCGGGTGAATGATTTTGAGGCGGATTTCCTCCTTCACCGCGTCCATGCCGCCCACGTCCTGGAAGGTGATTTTGGGCTTCTCCAAACCCGCAAACAAAGCTCGCTCATCGATGCCGTAGTCGGCCGAGACGCTGGCGGAGTAGTCGGCCGGAGCGCCCCCGCCGGCGGGCTGGGCGGCTGGGCGCAACCCCAGCTGCTCGTCCAGGGCCGGGTCGCGCAGGCTGCCGTCGAGCTGCAGGGCCTGCTGGTAGGCGGCGCGGGCCTCATCCGGGGGGCCGCCGGCGCGGGCCAGCAGCCGGGCGTGCAGCAGGTGGGCGCGGGCGTGGTCGGGATGGTCGCGCAGCAATTCTTCCAGCACGACCAGGGCGGCTGAGGTTTTCTGCAGCTCGGCGTAGGTTTCGGCCAGGCCCAGCTGCAGCTCCACGTCGTCGGGGGCCTGGCGCAGGCCGGTGCGGTAGTGCTCCTCGGCCTCGCCCAGGCGGCCCGCCTGCCGCAATAACGTGGCTACGTGCCGCCGCAAGGGCACATTTTCGGGCGAAAACGCCAGGGCGTCGAGCAAAGGTTGTAAATCGGAAGGATTGGGCAAAGCCGCCATAACGTACGCCTAAAATGGAAGCTGCAAGCTACGGCTTTTGCCTGCAAGAGGCCAAGGCCGGTGCTTCCCGGTGTGGGGCGTCATGCCTTGCCGGCGGCCCGCTTCGCGGCTTTCGTACCTTTGCCGGCCACTCCCGTTTCTCTGCTCTATGCGCATTCTCCACGTCTTGTCCGCCGATTTCTTTGCCGGTTCCGTCAGCTACGCCGTGCATCTGGCCGAGGCGCATCGGACCCAGGGCCACGAGGTAGTCATGGTATCGGATATGGCCGAGCTGCCCACCGGGGCGCTTTGCGTGCAGGCACCCATTACCAACCGCCGCCACCCCCAGCGCCTGCGCAACATTCTGCTGCTGCGCCGCCTGCTGCGCGAGCACCGGATTGAGGTGGTGCACGCTCATTCCCGGGCCGCCAGCTGGGTGGCGTATTTTGCCGTGAAAGGCACCGGTGTGCCGCTGGTGTCCACGGTGCACGGCCGCCAGCACCTGCACACCTCCACCAGCCTCTTCGATATCTACGGCGACAGGGTCATTGCCATTTGCGCCAACCTCAAGACCCACTTGGTGGAAGAGGTGAAGATGCAGGCCGAGAAAATAGTGCTCCTGCCCAACGGCGTGAGCTTTGCCAGCCAAACGCCCGAACTGGCCACCCAGGCCCGGCCCTTGCGCCTGTCCTTTATCGGGCGCTTCAACGGGGGCAAGGGCGAGCGGGCGGCCCAGCTCCTGCAGCACGTGTTTCCGGCTTTGCTCCGGGAGTTTGAGGTGTTACGGGTGGCCCTGGTGGGCGCCGAGCTGGAGCAGCTGCCCGCCGCCGGCAAAGCGGCTCTCCAGCAGTTGCAGGCCGAGTTTGGGGAGCGGGTCGAAGTCGTGGGCTTTACCAAAGATGTGGCCCAGTGGCTGCAGCAGTCGGCCCTGGTGGTAGGAGCGGGGCGGGTGGCCATTGAGGCCCTGGGCGCGGGCTGCAGCCTGCTGGCCCTGGGTGAAGCCAGCTACGCCGGCCTTGTGACGGAAGCCACCTACGAGCAGGCCGCCGCCTCCAACTTCGGCGACATTTCCGCCCGCCTCCAAGATACCACCGTCGACTACCCGCTGCTGCTCGACGACGCCCGCACGTTTCTGGCGGCGCCGTACCCGGTCGGGGCCGTCCTGCAGGCCCGGGTGCAGCGCGACTACAGCCTGCCCGCTATTGCAACCCAGGTGCTGGGCGTGTACCGCTCGGCCGTCATGAAAAAGTGGGTGCCAAGCTTCATTCCGATTTTGATGTACCACAAAATCCCGCTGGAGCCGCTGCAAACCAAGCACCGCATCTTCGTCACGTTAGCCAACTTCGAGCAGCACCTACAGTTTTTCCGGCGCAAGAATTTTACGCCCATCACCTTTCGGGATTACCTGGCTTTTGCCAACGGCGAAAAGGAGTTGAGTGAATTTCCGGCCCGGCCCATCATCCTGACTTTCGACGACGGCTACACCGACAACTA
Proteins encoded in this region:
- a CDS encoding polysaccharide deacetylase family protein, which encodes MRILHVLSADFFAGSVSYAVHLAEAHRTQGHEVVMVSDMAELPTGALCVQAPITNRRHPQRLRNILLLRRLLREHRIEVVHAHSRAASWVAYFAVKGTGVPLVSTVHGRQHLHTSTSLFDIYGDRVIAICANLKTHLVEEVKMQAEKIVLLPNGVSFASQTPELATQARPLRLSFIGRFNGGKGERAAQLLQHVFPALLREFEVLRVALVGAELEQLPAAGKAALQQLQAEFGERVEVVGFTKDVAQWLQQSALVVGAGRVAIEALGAGCSLLALGEASYAGLVTEATYEQAAASNFGDISARLQDTTVDYPLLLDDARTFLAAPYPVGAVLQARVQRDYSLPAIATQVLGVYRSAVMKKWVPSFIPILMYHKIPLEPLQTKHRIFVTLANFEQHLQFFRRKNFTPITFRDYLAFANGEKELSEFPARPIILTFDDGYTDNYTNLLPLMQRYGYRGVIYLLGDATVRYNFWDVDADPTEPRCELMSLEQKRTFVAAGWEIGAHTLRHPNLPTLPAEQAAQEIAQSKQQLEQELETTVVSFAYPYGGLNEQVKHLVREAGFAFGVATDTGGLHLEDDRFQIFRINMFPEETASSLLKKTASWYRKYYRFKRKK
- a CDS encoding tetratricopeptide repeat protein — encoded protein: MNSYSNIGRVQLLLQHQRPADAEQEARRQLRDDPDNSPLLCLLALAQMAQEQLPAAQATAEQAIHLDPENAFAFYVLSAVQLRQQDIPAALLAIEEALSLNPEDTDYQHVLGQIRFQQGQLHAALRAAEAGLAADPAHVDCLGLRARCLARLGRRDEASLNLDEALRQDPTDAGTHADLGWVALERGRAKEAAKHFQEALRLNPTSDYAREGLVAALKSRFWLYNWFYRYTVWTQTMSPNMRQGMFIGLFVLSRLVPVLLPLYLVLVYMSWFAEPLFNSLLRFNRYGRYALSEEDTRYSNQFLALLLSGLGLLGAGYFSALPVLTTAGIVALALLFPLVGTQRQWQHKRRQQSRWAGWGLAAVGAVAVLAQALNLPAEGGIFLAFLGGTLAYIWLMALRS
- a CDS encoding ATP-binding protein, with the translated sequence MAALPNPSDLQPLLDALAFSPENVPLRRHVATLLRQAGRLGEAEEHYRTGLRQAPDDVELQLGLAETYAELQKTSAALVVLEELLRDHPDHARAHLLHARLLARAGGPPDEARAAYQQALQLDGSLRDPALDEQLGLRPAAQPAGGGAPADYSASVSADYGIDERALFAGLEKPKITFQDVGGMDAVKEEIRLKIIHPLQFPDLYKAYGKAAGGGLLLYGPPGCGKTHLARATAGEVKASFIHVGINDILDMWMGQSEKKLHDLFELARVQAPCVLFFDEVDALAANRHDLRQSAGRTLINQFLEELDGARHSNDGVLILAATNAPWHLDPAFRRPGRFDRIVLVTPPDEPAREAILEVLLRGKPVAPGLNLKALAAQTAGLSGADLQAVVDVAVEACLRESMKAGKPLPVQQSNLLAAAKQVKPSTKEWFATAKNYALYSNEGGNYDDILTYLGIKK